One Solea solea chromosome 5, fSolSol10.1, whole genome shotgun sequence genomic window carries:
- the pdpr gene encoding pyruvate dehydrogenase phosphatase regulatory subunit, mitochondrial, whose amino-acid sequence MGSCVRSSRALSPVLLPRLLLPHMGYRLAGRSLWTSPTCMTVNGDSQLLPLPSQARVVICGGGIVGTSVAYHLAKLGWTDIVLLEQGRLGAGTTRLCAGIVSVAKPISIECQMANYSISLYQQLEEETGIKTGYVKTGSLCLAQNQDRFISLKRLASRLKVMGISCNIIKPKEIAKLHPLVNIHDLVGALHLPSDAVVSPPEVNHALAVASAGQGVQILDRTSVQQVLVEKGHVTAVETDRGSIACEYFVNCAGQWAYELGQASELKVSVPLHGCEHFYLLTKPLQEPLPGTTPVVIDMDGRIYARPWQGGILSGGFEKNPKPIFTEGRNQLEIQNMQEDWDHFEPMLNSLLRRMPTLESAEIFQLVNCPESFTPDMRCLMGETQGISGYFVLAGMNSSGLAFAGGAGKYLAEWMTYGYPTANVWPLDIKRFGNLQSSRTFLRHRVMEVMPLMYELKVPRWDFQTGRQLRTSPLYDRLDTQGARWMEKHGFERPKYFIPHGKDLLSLDQSKTFYKPDWFDIVGAEVKCCKEAVCVIDMSSFTKFELTSTGDQALELLQHLCANDLDVPVGHIVHTGMLNERGGYENDCSVVRISKNSYFIISPTDQQVHCWHWIKKHMPCDPKLHLEDVSWKYTALNLIGPRAMDVLAELSYVSMTPDHFPSMFCKEMSVGYANGIRVMSMTHTGEPGFMLYIPIEYALHVYNEVMSVGQKYGIRNAGYYALRSLRIEKFFAFWGQDLDTFTTPLECGREFRVKFDQDTDFLGREALLQQRHDGVFRRFVMLVLEDHDTELDLWPWWGEPIYCNGQLAGTTTSSAYSYTLERHVCLGFVSPPPSPEGLPTPITPDFINRGDYEVDIAGQRYPAKAKLYPFSSLFTQQKRRKDDMELSNLHGK is encoded by the exons ATGGGCAGCTGTGTGCGGAGCTCCAGGGCCCTGTCCCCTGTCCTGCTCCCCCGGCTGCTGCTTCCCCACATGGGCTACAGACTGGCAGGCAGGAGCCTCTGGACATCTCCCACTTGCATGACTGTCAACGGAGACTCCCAGCTGCTCCCACTGCCCAGCCAGGCCCGGGTGGTTATCTGTGGAGGGGGCATTGTGGGAACATCAGTAGCTTATCACCTGGCCAAACTAGGCTGGACTGACATAGTGCTCCTGGAACAGGGCAG ACTTGGTGCTGGAACAACTAGGCTCTGTGCTGGTATTGTCAGTGTGGCAAAGCCCATTTCTATTGAATGTCAAATGGCCAACTACTCCATTAGTCTTTAccagcagctggaggaggagacagggaTCAAAACAG gctATGTGAAGACAGGGTCTTTATGTCTCGCACAAAATCAGGATCGCTTCATCTCTCTGAAACGCCTGGCATCCCGACTAAA GGTCATGGGGATCAGCTGTAACATCATTAAACCTAAAGAGATAGCAAAACTACACCCTCTTGTCAATATCCATGACTTGGTAGGGGCACTCCACCTCCCTTCAGATGCTGTGGTGTCTCCACCTGAAGTGAATCATGCTTTGGCTGTGGCTTCTGCTGGACAAG GGGTTCAAATCCTCGATCGGACAAGTGTTCAGCAGGTTCTGGTGGAGAAGGGTCATGTGACGGCGGTGGAGACTGACAGGGGCTCAATTGCGTGTGAATACTTTGTCAACTGTGCTGGACAA TGGGCCTATGAGTTGGGCCAGGCTAGTGAATTGAAGGTGTCTGTTCCTCTTCACGGCTGTGAACACTTCTACCTACTCACAAAACCTCTGCAGGAGCCACTACCAGGGACCACACCAG TGGTGATTGATATGGATGGCAGGATATATGCACGGCCATGGCAGGGTGGAATTCTGTCTGGGGGCTTTGAGAAGAACCCCAAACCTATCTTCACTGAGGGCCGTAACCAGCTGGAGATCCAGAACATGCAGGAGGACTGGGACCACTTTG AGCCGATGCTCAATTCTCTGCTGAGGAGAATGCCTACTCTAGAGTCAGCTGAGATCTTTCagctggtgaactgtccagagTCCTTCACCCCTGATATGCGCTGTCTGATGGGGGAGACGCAGGGCATCTCTGGCTACTTTGTACTGGCAGGGATGAACTCCTCTGGTTTGGCTTTCGCTGGAGGAGCTGGCAA GTACCTGGCAGAGTGGATGACCTATGGTTACCCCACGGCTAACGTCTGGCCACTGGACATCAAACGGTTTGGTAACCTGCAGAGCAGCCGAACCTTCCTGAGACATAGAGTAATGGAAGTCATGC ctttGATGTATGAACTGAAGGTTCCTCGCTGGGACTTTCAGACTGGACGTCAACTCAGGACCAGCCCTCTGTATGACCGCCTGGATACCCAGGGAGCACGTTGGATGGAGAAACATGGCTTTGAAAGGCCGAAATACTTTATTCCTCATGGGAAAG atcTGCTGTCTCTGGACCAGAGTAAGACCTTTTACAAACCAGACTGGTTTGACATTGTTGGAGCAGAAGTGAAATGCTGCAAAGAGGCTGTGTGTGTCATTGACATGTCCTCCTTCACCAAGTTTGAACTGACT TCAACAGGAGACCAGGCTCTTGAGCTGCTGCAACACCTGTGTGCCAATGACCTGGATGTTCCCGTTGGGCACATTGTCCACACCGGCATGTTGAATGAGAGAGGAGGTTATGAGAACGACTGCAGTGTGGTCCGCATTAGCAAGAACAG CTACTTCATCATCTCTCCAACAGACCAACAGGTCCACTGTTGGCACTGGATAAAGAAACACATGCCTTGTGACCCAAAGCTCCACCTGGAGGATGTTAGCTGGAAGTATACAG CTTTAAATCTTATTGGCCCCCGTGCTATGGATGTTTTGGCTGAGCTGTCATATGTTTCCATGACACCCGATCACTTCCCCTCCATGTTCTGTAAG GAGATGAGCGTGGGCTATGCTAACGGGATCAGAGTGATGAGCATGACTCACACTGGGGAGCCGGGCTTCATGCTCTACATTCCCATTGAG TATGCACTGCACGTGTACAATGAAGTGATGTCAGTGGGTCAGAAGTACGGAATTCGTAATGCAGGATACTACGCGCTGCGCAGCCTACGCATAGAGAAGTTCTTTGCCTTCTGGGGTCAGGACCTTGACACCTTCACCACCCCACTGGAGTGTGGACGAGAGTTCAGGGTGAAGTTTGACCAG GACACAGACTTCCTTGGTCGTGAGGCGTTGTTGCAGCAACGCCATGATGGCGTGTTTCGACGGTTTGTCATGCTGGTTCTGGAGGATCACGACACTGAGCTGGACCTGTGGCCATGGTGGGGGGAGCCCATCTACTGTAATGGTCAGCTGGCTGGGACGACCACAAGCAGTGCCTACAGTTACACCCTGGAGCGCCATGTCTGCCTTGGCTTTGTATCTCCACCACCAAGTCCAGAGGGGCTCCCCACACCCATCACCCCGGACTTCATCAACCGTGGGGACTATGAGGTAGACATTGCTGGCCAGCGCTACCCAGCCAAAGCCAAACTCTACCCATTTAGCTCCCTTTTCACTCAGCAAAAACGCCGCAAGGACGACATGGAGCTCAGCAACCTCCATGGGAAGTGA
- the mrps11 gene encoding 28S ribosomal protein S11, mitochondrial isoform X1 → MYNMYKLNCVLVSSFNNVCRQLAAPLNASGSSVSGLQRTLCSSAVRLQQSSASSSDPEQTSTEFSHFPPLPGQDSALRWGGKKFEDLPIIHIKATYNNTHIQLTDSVGQSIVRTSCGTEGFKNIKKSTPIAAQVAGISAAAKASAKGVAFVRVVIKGIGPGRQAAIKGLTMGGLDVVSITDETPVPHNGCRPRKARRT, encoded by the exons ATGTACAATATGTATAAATTAAATTGTGTATTAGTTAGTTCTTTTAATAACGTATGCCGCCAGTTGGCCGCCCCACTGAATGCAAGTGGAAGCTCTGT CAGCGGCCTGCAGCGAACACTATGCAGCAGTGCTGTCAGACTTCAACAGAGTTCAGCATCCTCCTCTGACCCCGAGCAAACATCCACAGAATTCAG ccattttcctcctctgcctgGTCAAGACAGTGCTCTGAGATGGGGTGGAAAAAAGTTTGAGGATTTACCAATCATCCACATTAAAGCCACATACAACAA CACACACATCCAGCTGACAGACAGTGTGGGACAGTCGATCGTCAGGACATCTTGTGGAACAGAAGGTTTCAAGAACATCAAGAAGTCAACGCCCATCGCTGCTCAGGTTGCAGGCATCTCCGCTGCCGCA AAAGCCTCAGCCAAGGGAGTGGCATTTGTTCGTGTTGTGATCAAAGGTATTGGTCCTGGACGTCAG GCAGCAATCAAAGGCTTAACCATGGGAGGCCTGGATGTGGTATCCATCACCGACGAAACCCCCGTGCCACACAACGGATGCCGCCCGCGCAAAGCCAGAAGAACGTGA
- the mrps11 gene encoding 28S ribosomal protein S11, mitochondrial isoform X2, translating into MYNMYKLNCVLVSSFNNVCRQLAAPLNASGSSVGLQRTLCSSAVRLQQSSASSSDPEQTSTEFSHFPPLPGQDSALRWGGKKFEDLPIIHIKATYNNTHIQLTDSVGQSIVRTSCGTEGFKNIKKSTPIAAQVAGISAAAKASAKGVAFVRVVIKGIGPGRQAAIKGLTMGGLDVVSITDETPVPHNGCRPRKARRT; encoded by the exons ATGTACAATATGTATAAATTAAATTGTGTATTAGTTAGTTCTTTTAATAACGTATGCCGCCAGTTGGCCGCCCCACTGAATGCAAGTGGAAGCTCTGT CGGCCTGCAGCGAACACTATGCAGCAGTGCTGTCAGACTTCAACAGAGTTCAGCATCCTCCTCTGACCCCGAGCAAACATCCACAGAATTCAG ccattttcctcctctgcctgGTCAAGACAGTGCTCTGAGATGGGGTGGAAAAAAGTTTGAGGATTTACCAATCATCCACATTAAAGCCACATACAACAA CACACACATCCAGCTGACAGACAGTGTGGGACAGTCGATCGTCAGGACATCTTGTGGAACAGAAGGTTTCAAGAACATCAAGAAGTCAACGCCCATCGCTGCTCAGGTTGCAGGCATCTCCGCTGCCGCA AAAGCCTCAGCCAAGGGAGTGGCATTTGTTCGTGTTGTGATCAAAGGTATTGGTCCTGGACGTCAG GCAGCAATCAAAGGCTTAACCATGGGAGGCCTGGATGTGGTATCCATCACCGACGAAACCCCCGTGCCACACAACGGATGCCGCCCGCGCAAAGCCAGAAGAACGTGA
- the mrpl46 gene encoding 39S ribosomal protein L46, mitochondrial isoform X1, producing MAAACGGAVGRPLCQLLSCLSRTAVSYTWRRHFSATSLCRTTLQTQRVTESAGSPWTLMAAVCLQRLPVISADCHPVEQRFKQLTRQMEREKSLFSDHELRLLEDAERMNRKRAGSYDSDEEDDNRGQDIVLAQDLEDSWEQKLKKFQPAPRVKAVVDEDLTSVERCLADSLVLLAEQQVGSEKLWLLPQAEWQEGDTLRQTAERALASLPAAGFSATFLSNAPCGVYKYKLPKAARTDSLVGTKVFFFKAVLSSMSPSTASNAPLMWLKKSELQRFVKPAYTMKVERFILDP from the exons ATGGCTGCGGCGTGTGGAGGTGCTGTGGGCCGACCACTGTGTCAGTTGCTGTCTTGTCTGAGCAGAACGGCCGTTAGTTACACATGGCGTCGTCACTTCTCTGCTACGTCGCTTTGTCGAACAACTTTACAGACCCAGCGTGTAACGGAGAGCGCCGGTTCTCCGTGGACTTTGATGGCGGCAGTGTGTCTGCAGAGGCTGCCGGTCATTTCAGCGGACTGTCACCCGGTGGAGCAGCGCTTCAAACAGTTGACACGGCAG ATGGAGCGAGAGAAAAGTCTATTCTCAGACCATGAGCTGCGGCTGCTGGAAGATGCCGAGAGGATGAATCGTAAACGGGCAGGCAGCTATGACTCTGATGAAGAGGACGACAACAGGGGCCAGGATATCGTCTTGGCTCAGGACCTGGAAGATTCCTGGGAGCAGAAGCTGAAGAAGTTCCAGCCAGCTCCGAGAGTTAAAG CCGTCGTAGATGAGGACTTGACTTCAGTGGAGCGCTGCCTGGCTGACTCACTGGTTCTTCTGGCCGAGCAGCAAGTCGGCAGTGAGAAGCTGTGGCTTCTACCCCAGGCTGAGTGGCAGGAGGGAGATACCCTGCGACAGACAGCTGAGAGAGCCCTCGCCTCCCTGCCAG CAGCTGGTTTCAGTGCAACTTTCCTCAGCAATGCTCCCTGCGGAGTGTACAAGTACAAACTGCCCAAAGCCGCTCGGACGGACAGTTTGGTGGGAACAAAGGTGTTCTTCTTCAAAGCCGTTCTGTCATCCATGAGCCCCTCTACAGCCTCCAACGCTCCTTTAATGTGGCTGAAGAAAAGCGAGCTGCAGCGCTTTGTGAAACCAGCATACACGATGAAGGTCGAGCGCTTCATCCTTGACCCGTGA
- the mrpl46 gene encoding 39S ribosomal protein L46, mitochondrial isoform X2 — protein MAAACGGAVGRPLCQLLSCLSRTAVSYTWRRHFSATSLCRTTLQTQRVTESAGSPWTLMAAVCLQRLPVISADCHPVEQRFKQLTRQMEREKSLFSDHELRLLEDAERMNRKRAGSYDSDEEDDNRGQDIVLAQDLEDSWEQKLKKFQPAPRVKAVVDEDLTSVERCLADSLVLLAEQQVGSEKLWLLPQAEWQEGDTLRQTAERALASLPAGFSATFLSNAPCGVYKYKLPKAARTDSLVGTKVFFFKAVLSSMSPSTASNAPLMWLKKSELQRFVKPAYTMKVERFILDP, from the exons ATGGCTGCGGCGTGTGGAGGTGCTGTGGGCCGACCACTGTGTCAGTTGCTGTCTTGTCTGAGCAGAACGGCCGTTAGTTACACATGGCGTCGTCACTTCTCTGCTACGTCGCTTTGTCGAACAACTTTACAGACCCAGCGTGTAACGGAGAGCGCCGGTTCTCCGTGGACTTTGATGGCGGCAGTGTGTCTGCAGAGGCTGCCGGTCATTTCAGCGGACTGTCACCCGGTGGAGCAGCGCTTCAAACAGTTGACACGGCAG ATGGAGCGAGAGAAAAGTCTATTCTCAGACCATGAGCTGCGGCTGCTGGAAGATGCCGAGAGGATGAATCGTAAACGGGCAGGCAGCTATGACTCTGATGAAGAGGACGACAACAGGGGCCAGGATATCGTCTTGGCTCAGGACCTGGAAGATTCCTGGGAGCAGAAGCTGAAGAAGTTCCAGCCAGCTCCGAGAGTTAAAG CCGTCGTAGATGAGGACTTGACTTCAGTGGAGCGCTGCCTGGCTGACTCACTGGTTCTTCTGGCCGAGCAGCAAGTCGGCAGTGAGAAGCTGTGGCTTCTACCCCAGGCTGAGTGGCAGGAGGGAGATACCCTGCGACAGACAGCTGAGAGAGCCCTCGCCTCCCTGCCAG CTGGTTTCAGTGCAACTTTCCTCAGCAATGCTCCCTGCGGAGTGTACAAGTACAAACTGCCCAAAGCCGCTCGGACGGACAGTTTGGTGGGAACAAAGGTGTTCTTCTTCAAAGCCGTTCTGTCATCCATGAGCCCCTCTACAGCCTCCAACGCTCCTTTAATGTGGCTGAAGAAAAGCGAGCTGCAGCGCTTTGTGAAACCAGCATACACGATGAAGGTCGAGCGCTTCATCCTTGACCCGTGA